From a region of the Butyrivibrio sp. AE3004 genome:
- a CDS encoding methyl-accepting chemotaxis protein encodes MLTDIFKKKTEEVENEVKVPKSSIDDDKRDSLIYIADSIKTFQKELVHNEVTALTEIHDMGEAIENVIESNTQLRSEMDAFNEMFAAVNESAGKFQDVKVNILNSVQNAQNKVSELKESSNEVRASFDEMTQGFENFKSAVDQISDYMKKIIGIATQTNLLALNASIEAARAGAAGKGFAVVATEVRELADEIKVMISQVNASIDAAGEESEKLSLSMQNSIAAMDRSIQEVDETNATFDEIIESANGANVVQQEISDTADAASDELGRIGNSFTDINNKYDALVSQLDRVNALGTTKSSVFEHIDNLVSQIEPIVKDRK; translated from the coding sequence ATGCTGACAGATATCTTTAAAAAGAAAACAGAAGAAGTTGAAAACGAGGTTAAAGTACCGAAGTCCTCGATTGATGACGACAAGAGAGATTCGCTTATCTATATTGCAGACTCCATAAAAACTTTTCAGAAGGAGCTTGTTCACAATGAAGTAACGGCGCTGACTGAGATCCATGACATGGGAGAGGCTATTGAGAATGTTATCGAAAGTAATACACAGCTTCGAAGTGAGATGGATGCTTTTAATGAGATGTTTGCTGCGGTGAATGAAAGTGCAGGCAAATTCCAGGATGTTAAGGTTAATATCTTAAACAGTGTACAGAATGCCCAGAATAAAGTCTCAGAGCTCAAGGAAAGTTCAAACGAAGTAAGAGCCAGCTTTGATGAAATGACACAAGGGTTCGAAAACTTCAAGAGTGCAGTTGATCAGATATCTGATTACATGAAAAAAATCATCGGCATAGCAACTCAGACCAACCTTCTTGCTCTTAATGCATCAATTGAGGCTGCAAGAGCAGGAGCTGCAGGAAAAGGTTTTGCGGTTGTTGCAACAGAGGTAAGAGAGCTTGCAGATGAGATAAAAGTCATGATAAGCCAGGTTAATGCTTCTATAGATGCAGCAGGGGAGGAGAGCGAAAAGCTTTCACTTAGCATGCAGAATTCAATAGCTGCAATGGATAGAAGTATTCAGGAAGTTGATGAAACCAATGCTACTTTTGACGAAATTATTGAGAGTGCAAACGGCGCCAATGTAGTTCAGCAGGAGATCTCAGATACTGCGGACGCTGCTTCCGATGAGCTTGGAAGAATAGGAAACAGCTTTACGGATATCAATAATAAGTATGATGCACTTGTTAGTCAGCTTGACAGAGTAAATGCACTTGGAACAACCAAGAGCAGTGTTTTTGAGCATATAGATAATCTGGTTTCCCAGATTGAGCCTATTGTAAAAGACAGAAAATAG